Sequence from the Bacteroidota bacterium genome:
AGCTCCACTTTCCAGCCCTCTGGCTTGGAATGCCCATTTGCCTTTAAGAAAGCTTCCATTTGATCGACGATTGGCTTTGTGGGATCATGGTAACCATCGTCAAAATCGGCAGTTTTGGTGCCTCGATATTCCCTTGAAAACAACTTGGCAAGCATCTCAGCCGGCATCAGATCTTCAAATTCAGAGTCCTTGAGACTCGATACGGTATCAGCAGTGATCACGAGGTCCTTGTCATTCTTATAACTACCATCACGAAGGCTTTTGGCCATGTCCAGCCCTGCCTTGTCCCCATCCAGCAGCACGAAGGGCAGCTTTTCATCGACACCCGTGATGATGTTTTTGATGGCATTTACCCCTTTCACGCCGCCAGTGGGGATGAAAACCAGCTCTCTTCCATAACTGTATTTGCCAATCTTGCTCAGGAAGTTCTTGACGGCAATCATATACACCTGATCAGAAGGCCCTTCCACCAATACAGGCGTACAACCCAACAACAACGTATCGGAAACGGTGATGCCGATCGCCGTATGTACAGGGTAGATTGACTTTTCAGCCTCCTTGTTTCCTTCGCGCAGGTCATGAGAAACCTTGGTTTCCCCATTTTCAGCCACATACACCGCGACCACATCCCCAATGCGATCCGCATTCACCATGAAAGGGGAATGCGTCGAATAGAGCAATTGGTTCGTCTGGGACAACGACTCAAAAAACTTGATCAAGTCGTACTGCGCCATAGGGTGCAAAGTGAGACCAGGCTCATCAAGGAGGAGGATGCAATTGTTGTGGATGCCCTTGCTCTCAACCAAGAAGACGATGAAGAAACTGAAAAACCATTGCAATCCTCTG
This genomic interval carries:
- a CDS encoding AAA family ATPase translates to MKAKLIRFRVTKFRSIQDSGWINASDITCLVGTNESGKTNVLVALSKLKPANGEPILPLIDYPRSEYSRFETEGQRQIFITAEFERAGDANGSTRVVVERSFNGNYRINSHEVGDSHEGVSGIEAEKLAIWAEIPSFVYYSDYGNLDSEIFLPDAVKHISQLKTASLTERQRAKSRTLKVLFDYLLLDPQKILDMGREGNHAQQPNLIESDQKKKQERDILLTSASTNLTKSFKDWWKQGNYRFRFAADGNFFRIWVSDNVRPEDIELENRSRGLQWFFSFFIVFLVESKGIHNNCILLLDEPGLTLHPMAQYDLIKFFESLSQTNQLLYSTHSPFMVNADRIGDVVAVYVAENGETKVSHDLREGNKEAEKSIYPVHTAIGITVSDTLLLGCTPVLVEGPSDQVYMIAVKNFLSKIGKYSYGRELVFIPTGGVKGVNAIKNIITGVDEKLPFVLLDGDKAGLDMAKSLRDGSYKNDKDLVITADTVSSLKDSEFEDLMPAEMLAKLFSREYRGTKTADFDDGYHDPTKPIVDQMEAFLKANGHSKPEGWKVEL